The genome window TTGTTGGGTTTTGTTTTATCTCAAGGCATGTCTGCCTGGTCTAAGAAATCAACTCTAGGTTTGTATCTAGGAATGCTGTCTCTAGGGAATCTAGGAATGTTGTTGGGGTGGGTTGTCGACTCTGGCTTTGGGCCTGTTATTCAGGATGGGCTTTGTTTATGCGGATGCACAAAAACGGAAGGTGTCGCTAGCTTTTTGTTTCAACCAAGTTGGATGCAGGGACTTATGGTTCTGTTGAGTTTTCCTGTCTTGGTGATCACCGATAGTCAGGTTAGAATAGAGCAAGGTGTTAAGGAATCCAGCCCTTGGGGGCATTTATTGATATGTTGCTTGGGGATGTTAGTTGGAATGTTCTTTCCAATGGTCTTGATGAGTCTCACAAACATTGCAAATCACCAAATGTATTTCATTCTCACCTATCTAGCGATGAGCTCGGGTATGTTGCTTGGTATGTTCGTCTTCTGCCGTTCTTATTTCTATATCTTAAGAAAGGCGAAGTCGAGTTGAGCCAATCTACTATTTCGGCGGTAGAGCGCAAAAAGCTTATTAAAGAGAGGCAGCAGGTATCTATCACTTGGCGATGGGTTCATATTTTGGGTTCGCTAAAATTTGCACTTCTTTTGCTTGGAATTATTGCTGTCGCATGTGCGTTCGCCACATTCTACGAGTCAAAGTATGACACTCGCATGACTCAAGCGCTTATTTATAAGTCGCCTTTATTTATCTTCTGGTTGGTCTTTCTTTGTGTGAATTTAATTTGTGCAGCTGCTACACGATGGCCATGGCAAAGAAAACATACGGGCTTTGTGATTACTCATGCTGGAATAGTGATTCTTTTGATAGGTTCCATGATCGGTATGATTTTGGGTTATGATGCGAATGTGAATTTGCATAAAGGTCAACCACCTAAGCAACGACTGGTTTTAGATGAAATGGTTATGTTATTTGAAGGGGCTGATTCTAAAGAAATTTTTTCTACACCTTTTGAGGTTAGAGTGATACCGCCAAGTGAAGATCGTGTCAGGCAGTTAGAAGTCCCGGAACAAGAAGGATTGACTCTTTTCGTTGATCGTTACTCTGAGAAATTGATTCCGGTTCAAAAGATAGTTGCTTCTGAGCAAGCGTTTGCCTCGGGTATTCAGCTCGAGCTTTTTAGCGGCATGATGGGTCAAACTTTATCAATTCCGTTAATGAGTTCTCCTCAAGAGTCTCGGGTATACGACTTGTTTGGATTGGCTAGAATTGCATGGGTAGAGGAGTTTCCTAAGGATAAATTGCCTGAAGGTGAGGTCTTTAGGGAAACTCACATGGTAATAGCGAGCATGCCTCATCAACCCATTGTTCATAATACCTTGGGTAAATCGAGCGGTTACACTTTTTTCTTAGAAAAGGGTGAGGATAATCAAGATTTGGTTCTGAGTTATGTTGATGAGTTTGGAGACAAACACTTGCATAAACTGAGTGAGGTACTGGGAAATAGCATCCCTGCACCAGAGGTGAGAGGTGAAATTCAAGTGATGGATTTTTGGCCAGATTTCAAAATGAAAGATGGCAAACCAATAACGCTTTCTGAAGAAGCTAATAATCCAGCTCTATTGCTGATGGTGCACGGAGAGTTCTATGAAAAAAAGAAACCTGAGTTACTTTTAAGAATTGATGAGGTTACTGGAGAAGTGTTTTTTGATTTGCGAAGAGAAGGTTTCTCACAACAGGCTGGTATTTGGAAGCGAGGAGAAACAAAAGCGATGGGCTGGGCTGATTGGCAAGGAACTTTAAAAGGTTATTACCCTAAAGCAGTGCTGGTGAATGAATTGACAGAGGCTGCTTCAATCAATCAAGATACAGCCGAGGGTATTCCGGGAGTGCGAGGATGGTTGGAGAATAGCAATGGTGAGAAAAGTTCTAAGGAATGGGTTGTTATGGGGCGGCCTAAACGCTTTTTTTTAAGCAAGCAAAATGCTTTGGTTGGGTTGAGCATGAGAACAAAACCTATTCCATTTGGTATAGAACTTGTTGACTTTGAGGTTCCTAGGGACCCAGGAACTGATACTCCAGCTAATTTTATCAGTAATGTGCGTTTTGTAGATGAGAAGAAAAATAAAACTAAACAAGCTAGGATTGAAATGAATCACCCCGCAAGCTATCCAGGAGGATGGATCAGATTGCTAACAGGGGTTAACTATAAATTTTCTCAAGCGGGTTGGAATCAAGAAAATCTAGACGAAACAACACTCCAGGTTTTATATGACCCTGGGTGGTTTTTTAAATGGACTGGTTCTCTAATGATTTGCGTGGGCATTTATATGTTATTTTATATGAGGTCAGCAAAAAAACGGAGTGTGAGTTAATGGGTATGAGAAAAGCAATATTATGTTTATGCCTATGTTTCGAGTGGAGCAGTTATTTGCTAGCTGCTGAATTAGATCTAACGCCGCTAGAGCAAGTGCCTGTTCAGCATATGGGGCGCGTGAAGCCTTTTTATTCTTTTGCACTGCAATCTTGGCAATCAGTTTATGGCAAAAGTGAATGGAAGAGGCAGAAGGGGGGTAAGCTCTCAGCGGTAGCAACGATTACTGATATTTGGTTGAGTCCAGGTGATTGGGCGGAACGAAAAATTGTTTATATCAACTACACACCTCTTCGAGAGGAGCTGGGGATGGATAAAAATGATAAGCACGCTTCTTGGAAATGGATAATTGGGAATGAAGTATTTCTTAAATACATAGAGGATATACAGAAAAAAAAGGCGATAGATCCAAAAGCACAGCTAAATCGGCTCGAGAAAGAGGTGCAGAATGTTGGAGGTAGGCTTGAAGTGGCAAAAGGATTGATTGATGGATCTCTCTACAGGCTGGTGTCAAACCCAGAATCTCAGGAAGAGGCCTGGGTGCCTATCTTTAACACGAGTTTTTTATATGGAGCAGAAACTTCCGTTAAGGTGCTTGAGAAATTCCATCAAGTCAGTGAGTCATATGAAAGAAAGGACCAAGAGGCTTTTAATAACGCTATTCAATCGTTGCAGGCTAAGCTATTTGAGCTAAAAGGTCATGGGTTTGTAAATAAAGATCTGCTAGAGCTTGAGCAAAGATACCTAGTATTACATCCATTTCGATGGGCTGCCATTATGTTTGCTTTAGCTTTGGTGGCCTCGGTAGTCACTCTTTTATGGCAAAAGAAGGCGGGTTATTTTCTTTCTTGGGGGTTTGTAGGGGTAGGTTTTTTGCTCCAGATTTATGGGCTTATCTGCCGTTCTTTTATTGCGGGCAGACCACCAGTTACTAACATGTATGAGACAGTGATCTGGGTGGCTTTTGGAGTAATTATCATGGCCCTTGTTTTTGAGGCTATCTACAGATGTCGTTACTTTCTATTGGGTGCTACTCCAGTAGCCATTATTTCATTGCTATTGGCAGATACTCAGCCAGAGATATTAAATAGTTCGATTAATCCTTTAGTGCCTGTATTGAGAAGTAATTTCTGGTTAACTGTGCATGTCATTACGATTACATCTAGTTATGCCGCTTTTGCTTTAGCACTGGGAGTAGGTCATATTATTTTAATAGGAGTGATGCTTGGTAAGAAGATAAGCGGTGACTTGCATCTCTATTTATACCGAACTTTACAGGTAGGAGTTCTACTTCTGGCATCTGGAACCATATTGGGAGGTGTGTGGGCTAACTATTCTTGGGGGCGTTTTTGGGATTGGGATCCTAAAGAGACTTGGGCTCTAATAGCGCTATTGTCTTACCTAATTGTTTTACA of Verrucomicrobiota bacterium contains these proteins:
- a CDS encoding cytochrome c biogenesis protein ResB, whose amino-acid sequence is MSQSTISAVERKKLIKERQQVSITWRWVHILGSLKFALLLLGIIAVACAFATFYESKYDTRMTQALIYKSPLFIFWLVFLCVNLICAAATRWPWQRKHTGFVITHAGIVILLIGSMIGMILGYDANVNLHKGQPPKQRLVLDEMVMLFEGADSKEIFSTPFEVRVIPPSEDRVRQLEVPEQEGLTLFVDRYSEKLIPVQKIVASEQAFASGIQLELFSGMMGQTLSIPLMSSPQESRVYDLFGLARIAWVEEFPKDKLPEGEVFRETHMVIASMPHQPIVHNTLGKSSGYTFFLEKGEDNQDLVLSYVDEFGDKHLHKLSEVLGNSIPAPEVRGEIQVMDFWPDFKMKDGKPITLSEEANNPALLLMVHGEFYEKKKPELLLRIDEVTGEVFFDLRREGFSQQAGIWKRGETKAMGWADWQGTLKGYYPKAVLVNELTEAASINQDTAEGIPGVRGWLENSNGEKSSKEWVVMGRPKRFFLSKQNALVGLSMRTKPIPFGIELVDFEVPRDPGTDTPANFISNVRFVDEKKNKTKQARIEMNHPASYPGGWIRLLTGVNYKFSQAGWNQENLDETTLQVLYDPGWFFKWTGSLMICVGIYMLFYMRSAKKRSVS
- the ccsA gene encoding cytochrome c biogenesis protein CcsA; this encodes MRKAILCLCLCFEWSSYLLAAELDLTPLEQVPVQHMGRVKPFYSFALQSWQSVYGKSEWKRQKGGKLSAVATITDIWLSPGDWAERKIVYINYTPLREELGMDKNDKHASWKWIIGNEVFLKYIEDIQKKKAIDPKAQLNRLEKEVQNVGGRLEVAKGLIDGSLYRLVSNPESQEEAWVPIFNTSFLYGAETSVKVLEKFHQVSESYERKDQEAFNNAIQSLQAKLFELKGHGFVNKDLLELEQRYLVLHPFRWAAIMFALALVASVVTLLWQKKAGYFLSWGFVGVGFLLQIYGLICRSFIAGRPPVTNMYETVIWVAFGVIIMALVFEAIYRCRYFLLGATPVAIISLLLADTQPEILNSSINPLVPVLRSNFWLTVHVITITSSYAAFALALGVGHIILIGVMLGKKISGDLHLYLYRTLQVGVLLLASGTILGGVWANYSWGRFWDWDPKETWALIALLSYLIVLHGRVAGWVKGFGLAVGSILCFLSVLMAWYGVNFVLGVGLHSYGFGTGGFQYVLAFVIAEVAFICIAWLRHVRISNKPLKSVI